A window from Aureibacillus halotolerans encodes these proteins:
- a CDS encoding GNAT family N-acetyltransferase has translation MELTPIASEEMDKWIAFWNNVHGSDYPMREALFRQNTLEDPNWLPSASRAAFVDEELAGIVTVKYWQEGEAIPSYQQTGWIQWLAVAPKWRRQGIGSALLRHAEAELQKAGATSIAIGRDPGDFFPGVPSEYKETATWLEKHAYQSQGQAFDLAKVVPPITAENKPSVRPLKPEEAPALLAFLDREFPGRWAYEARRYFKAGGSGAAYLVLVENDDIVAFARTNQPATSIIGQNVYWAPLFDGPLGGIGPLGVAKSARGKGYGRQIIGEAVTYMEQLGLKHLVIDWTAHEGLYEKWGFVPYKHYEMYGKEL, from the coding sequence ATGGAGCTAACACCGATTGCGTCTGAGGAAATGGATAAATGGATCGCTTTTTGGAATAACGTTCATGGGAGCGATTATCCGATGCGCGAAGCTTTGTTTCGTCAAAATACGTTGGAGGATCCGAACTGGCTGCCGAGCGCAAGCAGAGCGGCTTTTGTCGACGAAGAGCTGGCAGGTATTGTTACAGTGAAATACTGGCAAGAGGGGGAAGCGATTCCTTCCTATCAACAAACAGGGTGGATACAATGGCTGGCCGTTGCGCCAAAGTGGCGGCGACAAGGCATTGGTTCAGCGCTGCTCCGACATGCTGAGGCAGAATTGCAAAAAGCGGGTGCCACGAGCATTGCCATTGGCCGTGATCCTGGGGACTTTTTTCCAGGCGTGCCGTCAGAGTATAAAGAGACGGCAACATGGCTTGAAAAGCATGCCTACCAGTCGCAGGGACAAGCATTTGATTTGGCAAAGGTTGTGCCGCCAATAACAGCAGAGAATAAGCCAAGCGTCCGCCCACTTAAACCAGAGGAAGCGCCCGCGCTGCTGGCTTTTCTTGATCGTGAATTTCCTGGACGATGGGCATATGAGGCTCGTCGTTATTTTAAGGCAGGTGGATCTGGAGCAGCCTATCTCGTCTTGGTTGAAAACGACGACATTGTGGCTTTTGCACGGACAAATCAGCCCGCCACTTCAATTATTGGGCAAAACGTCTACTGGGCGCCCCTCTTTGACGGACCATTAGGTGGCATTGGTCCCTTAGGCGTGGCCAAAAGCGCAAGAGGCAAAGGCTACGGGCGGCAAATCATTGGCGAAGCTGTCACCTACATGGAGCAATTAGGCTTAAAGCATCTTGTAATTGATTGGACCGCACATGAAGGTCTGTATGAAAAATGGGGATTTGTGCCTTATAAGCATTATGAGATGTACGGGAAAGAACTATAA
- a CDS encoding Fe(3+) ABC transporter substrate-binding protein has protein sequence MKKKARLFLHASLGFAIAMLAACGADTNQSALTNESTEETTTEDSGEVNLYSARHYDVDKELYDQFEEESGIKVNVVEGDANELIERMKREGENSPADLFITVDGGILHTAKEADILQPFESEIINEQVPENLRDPDNEWVGLSTRARVIVYHKDRVDPSELSTYEDLATDTWKERLLVRSSTNLYNQSLIASLIEINGEEETAKWAEGIAQNLARDPDGGDRDQAKAVVAGSGDIAILNTYYVGQMLVSDDEEEVKVAEQIGVFFPNQETTGTHINISGAGLSKHSENKENAIKLVEFLTAVEAQETVSNTNFEYPVNEDAERADILTEWGTFKAQDIDFAAYGVNNPTAVELANKAGWK, from the coding sequence ATGAAAAAAAAGGCGAGATTATTTCTTCATGCATCTTTAGGATTCGCGATTGCCATGCTTGCTGCATGTGGCGCAGATACAAATCAATCAGCTCTAACGAATGAAAGTACCGAAGAAACAACTACTGAGGATTCTGGAGAAGTCAACTTGTATTCTGCCCGACACTATGATGTCGACAAAGAATTATATGATCAGTTTGAAGAAGAAAGTGGAATCAAAGTAAATGTTGTTGAAGGGGATGCTAATGAACTAATAGAACGTATGAAACGAGAAGGCGAAAATTCCCCAGCAGATTTATTTATTACAGTCGATGGAGGAATCTTACATACAGCTAAAGAGGCAGATATTCTGCAACCATTCGAATCTGAGATAATTAATGAACAAGTCCCGGAGAACTTAAGAGACCCTGACAATGAGTGGGTTGGTTTATCTACTCGAGCACGTGTCATTGTTTACCACAAAGACCGTGTTGATCCTAGTGAGCTTTCTACGTATGAAGATTTAGCAACTGATACTTGGAAAGAAAGACTGCTTGTACGTTCTTCTACAAACTTATACAATCAATCACTTATTGCATCTTTGATTGAAATAAATGGAGAAGAAGAAACAGCCAAATGGGCTGAAGGAATTGCTCAAAATTTAGCTCGTGACCCAGACGGAGGAGATCGTGATCAAGCGAAGGCTGTCGTTGCTGGGAGTGGCGATATTGCCATTCTGAACACATATTACGTAGGTCAAATGCTCGTATCAGATGATGAAGAAGAGGTAAAAGTCGCTGAACAGATTGGGGTATTCTTCCCAAATCAAGAGACTACAGGCACACATATTAACATCAGCGGAGCTGGCTTAAGCAAACATAGTGAGAACAAGGAAAATGCGATTAAATTAGTTGAGTTCCTAACAGCTGTAGAGGCTCAAGAAACGGTTTCTAATACTAACTTTGAGTATCCAGTTAACGAAGACGCAGAGCGGGCTGACATTTTAACAGAATGGGGTACTTTTAAAGCCCAAGATATTGATTTTGCTGCATACGGAGTGAATAACCCTACAGCAGTTGAATTGGCCAACAAGGCAGGATGGAAATAA
- a CDS encoding ABC transporter permease, with product MRIQTVSRNLKRHLNSWTIVSLIGAAVILLPIAIVLATMFTEPTENWDHVKAYLLVDYVKGSLTLAFFTTFFATTIGVVLAWLVVGYSFPLRGFFRWALLLPLALPPYIAAFTYRTMTSYTGVIQSTLRNQFGITLPPDTIEVHSIHGAIFILTFCLYPYVYLITRSFLERQSASYIENANLLGKKNVQLFWKVVLPIARPAIIAGMMLVIFEVLSDYGVASYFGVQTISTSIFQTWFGMYDVDSALRLAAWLMVIIIGVFILERFLRRNMRYTSTSTQNKPLHPKQLKGISSWSVLVLCSAIFLLAFAFPVIQIIVWAVWRFEGYWTSDFLHLMSNTLQVSIIATVIVVIFSIITARVVRTLSSNFAYGLSRLITAGYAVPGAIIAVGILAAFIFIDESLSSFYQFLGQTEGALVLSLSLGMLVTGYVIRFIAPGYNTIDSGYEKISKFYSEASRTLGKTSTRTFIKIELPLLKGTLLAAFILTFVEIIKELPLTKLLRPFNFETLATQAYKYAIDERIIAASLPSILLIIVSLVSVLIFNSIGKRDES from the coding sequence ATGAGAATACAAACAGTTTCAAGGAATTTGAAACGACATTTGAATAGTTGGACAATAGTAAGCCTTATAGGGGCAGCAGTGATACTGCTGCCTATTGCTATTGTCTTAGCCACCATGTTTACAGAACCGACTGAAAATTGGGATCACGTTAAAGCTTACCTTCTTGTTGACTATGTAAAGGGTTCCCTTACGCTTGCCTTCTTTACTACATTTTTCGCAACGACGATAGGAGTGGTATTAGCTTGGCTAGTCGTCGGCTATTCATTTCCCTTAAGAGGCTTTTTTCGTTGGGCTTTGTTACTACCTTTAGCTCTTCCTCCATATATAGCGGCTTTTACGTACAGAACCATGACAAGTTATACCGGCGTCATCCAATCTACGTTACGCAATCAATTTGGCATTACACTCCCGCCAGATACAATTGAGGTTCACTCAATCCATGGAGCTATATTTATATTGACCTTTTGCTTGTACCCCTATGTTTATTTGATTACAAGAAGTTTTTTAGAAAGACAAAGTGCATCTTATATTGAAAATGCAAACCTATTGGGTAAAAAAAACGTTCAATTGTTTTGGAAGGTTGTCTTACCAATAGCAAGGCCGGCTATTATTGCCGGAATGATGCTTGTTATTTTTGAAGTATTAAGTGATTACGGAGTTGCTTCGTATTTCGGCGTTCAGACCATTTCTACGTCTATTTTTCAAACCTGGTTTGGTATGTACGATGTGGACTCTGCTTTAAGATTAGCTGCATGGCTCATGGTCATTATTATTGGTGTTTTTATTCTTGAACGATTTCTTAGGAGGAATATGCGCTATACATCAACGAGCACTCAGAATAAACCTTTGCATCCAAAACAATTAAAAGGAATATCCTCTTGGAGTGTCCTAGTATTGTGTTCAGCTATTTTTCTTTTGGCTTTTGCTTTTCCTGTCATTCAGATTATAGTCTGGGCCGTATGGAGGTTTGAAGGATACTGGACATCTGATTTTTTGCACCTTATGTCAAACACGCTTCAAGTGTCCATCATAGCCACCGTCATTGTGGTCATTTTCTCCATTATTACAGCAAGAGTTGTTCGAACATTATCTTCTAATTTTGCTTATGGACTCTCTCGACTCATTACAGCCGGTTATGCGGTACCAGGAGCTATTATTGCTGTTGGGATACTAGCTGCATTCATCTTCATTGATGAATCTCTCTCGTCCTTTTATCAATTTTTAGGGCAAACAGAGGGAGCTCTCGTCCTGAGTCTTTCTCTAGGTATGTTAGTGACAGGTTATGTCATTCGTTTTATAGCTCCAGGTTACAATACAATCGATTCAGGATACGAAAAGATTTCAAAATTCTATTCGGAAGCATCTAGAACATTAGGTAAAACATCTACTCGAACGTTTATTAAAATTGAATTACCGTTACTTAAAGGAACCTTATTAGCTGCCTTTATTTTGACGTTTGTAGAGATTATTAAAGAGCTACCTTTGACAAAACTATTACGTCCTTTTAATTTTGAAACCTTAGCAACCCAAGCTTACAAATACGCCATAGACGAACGAATTATAGCCGCTTCTCTCCCCTCCATACTTTTAATTATTGTCAGTTTAGTTTCTGTTCTCATCTTTAATAGCATCGGAAAGAGGGATGAATCGTGA
- a CDS encoding Fur-regulated basic protein FbpA — MGLFQRKSTNELNKAKLIESLLDSGVYKMSDGRQLYESNVAELTEAYKLHADHCWDSIYIN; from the coding sequence ATGGGTCTTTTTCAACGCAAATCAACAAACGAGTTAAATAAGGCAAAACTCATTGAGTCATTATTGGATTCTGGTGTGTACAAAATGTCAGATGGTCGCCAGCTGTATGAATCCAATGTAGCTGAATTAACGGAAGCATACAAGCTGCATGCCGACCATTGCTGGGACAGTATTTATATTAACTGA
- a CDS encoding peptidase C15: protein MRTILLTGFGIFGEHSDNPTTHIVSAMDGRHIEGVAIKGLVLPVEFDEAPVQVMEWVEKNGLPDALVMLGMAAGRQEITPERVAINWGEGKTRRAVRSPGKLLEEGPDGLFSRLPNEAFVKRLMKEGWGARMSNTAGTYVCNALMYHVLYNWPSLAAGFIHVPPHVGATKEQTRWTLPDLERAVEQILSETIRSSIS from the coding sequence GTGAGGACTATTCTGCTTACAGGCTTTGGTATATTCGGAGAACACAGCGACAATCCAACCACTCATATTGTATCCGCAATGGATGGGCGGCACATAGAAGGTGTAGCGATTAAAGGGCTTGTCCTACCGGTCGAATTTGATGAAGCACCTGTGCAGGTGATGGAATGGGTTGAAAAAAACGGCTTGCCAGATGCCCTTGTTATGCTAGGGATGGCTGCTGGAAGACAGGAAATCACTCCGGAACGGGTGGCTATCAATTGGGGGGAAGGAAAAACAAGGCGTGCTGTTCGTTCACCAGGGAAGCTTTTAGAAGAGGGACCAGACGGATTGTTCAGTCGTTTGCCTAATGAAGCTTTCGTTAAACGTTTAATGAAAGAGGGGTGGGGGGCGCGCATGTCAAACACGGCAGGGACGTATGTATGTAACGCCCTCATGTATCACGTGCTTTACAACTGGCCGTCGTTGGCTGCGGGCTTTATTCATGTGCCGCCTCACGTAGGAGCGACGAAGGAGCAGACACGTTGGACGTTGCCAGATTTAGAGCGCGCCGTTGAACAGATTCTTTCGGAAACCATTCGCAGTTCAATCAGTTAA
- a CDS encoding ABC transporter ATP-binding protein — protein sequence MSLVLVEQLSYAYTSSKQPVIDALSFTIEQHEVVGILGPSGSGKSTLLRLMAGLEIPLKGTISIAGRTVVNDKLFMEADQRGVGMVFQDYALFPHLTVEKNIMFGLGKIKKREREARMHEMIDLVKLHDLAKRYPHELSGGQQQRVALARALAPKPTILLMDEPFSNLDYDLKQSIRLELKTILQTAGITCLLVSHDLNDVNDICSRVIDLTDHTRTTTRGCFEDVSNALVNKR from the coding sequence GTGAGTTTAGTATTAGTTGAGCAACTTAGTTATGCCTATACGTCTTCGAAACAACCTGTTATTGATGCTCTTTCGTTTACCATTGAACAACATGAAGTGGTCGGTATCTTAGGACCTAGCGGAAGTGGAAAGAGTACACTTCTGCGTCTAATGGCAGGTCTTGAAATTCCTCTAAAAGGAACCATATCTATTGCCGGACGGACTGTAGTAAACGATAAGTTGTTTATGGAAGCTGATCAACGGGGCGTCGGTATGGTCTTTCAAGATTATGCTCTATTTCCTCACCTTACTGTGGAAAAGAACATTATGTTTGGCTTAGGGAAGATAAAAAAAAGGGAACGTGAAGCAAGAATGCATGAAATGATAGACTTGGTGAAGCTTCATGACTTAGCTAAACGTTATCCTCATGAACTGAGCGGCGGACAACAGCAAAGGGTCGCGTTAGCAAGAGCCCTTGCACCAAAACCTACTATTTTATTGATGGACGAGCCATTTAGTAACCTTGATTACGATTTAAAACAAAGCATTAGGCTTGAATTAAAAACGATACTACAAACAGCGGGTATAACATGTCTCTTGGTTTCACATGATTTAAATGATGTGAATGATATCTGTAGTCGAGTAATCGATTTAACTGATCATACTCGAACCACGACAAGAGGATGCTTTGAAGACGTTTCAAATGCTTTGGTCAATAAGCGATAA